In the Silurus meridionalis isolate SWU-2019-XX chromosome 6, ASM1480568v1, whole genome shotgun sequence genome, one interval contains:
- the sox32 gene encoding SRY-box transcription factor 32: MYFDRMFPSLDMVAMQDILESEQRCYAPSGQPEISVSGPSSPASADSELSCSSPETKPTPETRVRRPLNAFIIWTKEERRRLAQLNPDLENTDLSKILGKTWKAMSLAEKRPYMQEAERLRVQHTIDHPNYKYRPRRRKNNKRAAKMPSNETNVSPNFHLSYMLQNQALQYPYTHSHTLPNSYTHPHSPGFQHHPAQSQNMAAFTNGGLTFPDGAVLLNSSLACPQQSVYSAEPQLYYSSQHAVQQRGDQWGWRGAEVCACVLCSGGPSLEFYLEQVRVDMLDQLDRSEFDQYLNPVQP, translated from the exons ATGTACTTTGACAGAATGTTTCCGTCTCTAGATATGGTCGCCATGCAAGACATACTAGAGAGCGAGCAGCGCTGTTATGCGCCGTCTGGACAGCCCGAGATTTCTGTCTCAGGGCCTTCCAGCCCGGCATCGGCTGACTCTGAGCTCAGCTGCTCCAGTCCGGAAACCAAACCGACACCGGAAACACGAGTGAGGAGACCCCTGAACGCCTTCATCATTTGGACGAAAGAGGAACGAAGACGTCTTGCGCAGCTCAACCCAGATCTGGAAAACACCGACCTGAGTAAAATACTTG GCAAGACCTGGAAAGCCATGTCTCTGGCAGAGAAACGTCCATACATGCAGGAGGCGGAAAGACTGAGGGTCCAACACACCATTGACCATCCCAACTACAAATACCGTCCCCGTCGTCGCAAGAACAACAAGCGTGCTGCCAAGATGCCTTCAAATGAAACCAACGTCTCACCCAACTTTCACCTCAGCTATATGCTCCAGAACCAGGCTCTTCAATATccgtacacacactcacacactctgcctaactcatacacacaccctcacagTCCTGGTTTTCAGCATCACCCTGCCCAATCACAGAATATGGCAGCATTTACGAATGGAGGGCTAACGTTTCCAGATGGAGCAGTGCTCTTGAACTCATCTTTAGCATGCCCACAGCAGTCTGTATACTCAGCAGAACCTCAGCTATACTACAGTTCCCAGCATGCAGTGCAGCAGAGAGGAGACCAGTGGGGCTGGCGGGGTGCAGAAGTGTGTGCCTGTGTCCTGTGTTCTGGAGGACCATCGCTAGAATTTTACCTGGAACAGGTACGAGTGGACATGCTTGACCAGCTGGATCGCAGTGAGTTTGACCAGTATCTCAATCCTGTCCAGCCCTAA